ATGTGGACATCTATCAATGTAGAAATATAACATATTATActttgttcagttctgttttgtcaaCAGTAAAGTGTTTTCAGAACAAAAATATTAAGAAGACTGTTTAAGAAGTTGTGTTAGGAGCAGTGGTAGACTGAACTATAGAAATCTTATTCTTTTGTGTATAtgcctatgtttattttttaattttttgctttattctaTGATCTTGCATTGTATTGAGTGCTATATACAACACTTTGTGCTGAGATTTCTGTATGTGTGAGCCCAGGCACTTATGGGTGACACCTTATATGCATTTGAGTGATATAATCTCCATTTGCCTTTTAGTTTTGTTCAGTTGTTCAGTTTTGTGAATCTGCAGCGTTGCATTGTGCACAATGAAGCTATGCTTCTTCTAGTTAATTCTGCATGCATTCTCATGTCTATCTGTTGTAAATCAAAAGTACTGTAGATAACATTTGTACTGCAGTCACACAATGCCCCGGCAAATGTTAGGCCAATATTGAATGTCAGgcttattttattgaagtctAATGTCAggtattacatttaaaatcatgtTAATTTCAGCAATACCAGTTATGTATCTTCCATAGGGTGTTACCTCTCATGTGTTCCAGAATACAACAGCATTGATACCATGCAATACCATAAGTCTATGATTTTGAAAATCATTTATTTCATGCATATCAAACATTACATCTTTAACAGTAATCCATGATGCGCCTGAAGGAGCCAATCTTTGGGTTCATGCCTCCCCAGTCACTGTATCTTCTGTACTTGCCAGGCCTCAGGAAGTACTGGCGTCCTCTGTAGTGGGGCTGCTCATACATGATCCAGTAGCCGTCCACGTGGCAGGAGTGAATATCTGGATATCTGAAGCGGTCCTGAACCGACTCACAGTCATCCATGAACTCCATCATCTGTCCTCCATAGTTTTCTCGTTCATAAACCCTCACCCTGTATGATCCTctgtactgtaaaaaaaataataatagtacatgGTTTATGGTTATGTTGAATATCT
This portion of the Polypterus senegalus isolate Bchr_013 chromosome 6, ASM1683550v1, whole genome shotgun sequence genome encodes:
- the LOC120530557 gene encoding gamma-crystallin M2-like; this encodes MGKIIFYEDRNFQGRNYECSSDCTDLHSYFSHCNSIRVESGCWMVYERPNYMGYQYFLRRGEYPDYQRWMGYSDSIRSCRMIPHYRGSYRVRVYERENYGGQMMEFMDDCESVQDRFRYPDIHSCHVDGYWIMYEQPHYRGRQYFLRPGKYRRYSDWGGMNPKIGSFRRIMDYC